The genomic window GTCAAGCACCAGAGCGTCGTAGCGGCTGCGACTCAATTCCTCGGCGCCGCCTTCCAGATTCCCGGCGGTCGTGACTAGGTAGCCCCGTCCCGAAAGAGTGCCGACGACCTGCGAGGTCAGCGACGGTGTCGTACTGATTACCAGAATCCTTGCTTCCATCATCTCGGCGTTACTCCTGGGCATCGGCCAGCATATCCCGCAATTCGGCGGCTTTCTCTTCGGGATAGCTGTCGTTGATAAATAGACCCGCGCCGGTTTCGCATCCGGCCCGGTATTTCAATTTCGTTTGGCTGCGTCGTATCGGATTGAATTCCACGTGCAAATGCGTACCGGTCCCCGCTTCCCCGCGGACGGGCGCCTGGTGAAAAAATTTCATGTACGGATACGCTTTGCCGTAGGTGTTGAAGTAAGTCTGCAAGATTCGCTTCATGCCGCGCATCAGGCCGCGCAATTCTTCGTCGTTCAATTCGCCTAAGTGGGCCGCGCATCGATTCGGGTAGAGGTGAACTTCGTAGGGCCAGCGGGCGTAGGAAGGCACGAACGCCGTGAATTCGCCGTCGTCGAACAGCATGCGTCGGCCGTCGGCGCGTTCCTCGGCCAGAATGTCGCAGTGTAGGCAGCGACCGTGGCGCTCGTGGAATTGCTTGGCATGGCGCATTTCCGCCGCAGGCACCGGCGGCACGACGGGAAACGCATAAATCTGGCCGTGCGGGTGCGGCATGGTGACACCGATTTCTTCGCCGTGGTTCTCAAAGATGTACACGTATTGAACGTGCTCGTTTTCGAAGTGGGCCAGATATCGATTCCGCCACAATTTGGCCAATTTAATCAGATGATCGAGGGGAAGTTCCCGCAGCACCGTGTTGTGGTCGGGATGATACAACACCACGTCGCAGGCACCGAAGCTGGGCCGGATGGGAATCAGACCCGTGGCGGCAATCTCCGGTTCGGGCGCCGGCGTGGCGAACGACGGAAAATCATTCGGGAAGATGTGCACGTCATAGTTGTCCGGAACGCGGCCGGAACCGGGGCAAAACGGACACCAATCCCTTGGCATCTGCGGCCGGTCCATGCGATGAGTGGCGGTCACAACCCATTCGCCGCGCAGCGGATCCCACCGAAGTTCGCTCATACAACTCCTCTCTTCGCTCTTTTCGGTCGAAAGGCGCCTTTTTTCAATTGATTTCCGACGTATGTCGGACTTTTTTCCGGCGGTACGCCTGTAAATACAGGTTGGAGCAATCCATGTCCCGCTCGTAGAAGGATTCGACCCACTCTGCGAGTGCCGGGAAAAAAGGCGCGGGGCGTTTGCGGTGATAACGAAACTCCCCGGACGGCGCTTGCTTGTACGTCACAATATACGCCGGGGGGTGCGCATGCAACTCAGCGAGCAATTCCGCGCGATTTCGGCGGACCTGCGGCGACTCGTCACCGTACCAGCGGCCTTGGTCGTCGGGCTGCTCTACGGCGACGTTGAAATACATGAAATGCTTCGTGGGAGCGCGGCGGTCGGCGAACCAGTAAATCCCCGGTTCGTAATCCCACACGTAGATGCCGTCGGCGGGCGTCGTATTCTCGCGCGTGCAGCGGCCGACTCGCTCCAGCCAATGGCTCCAGGACATATACCGGGGCAGATTGCTTCGAAACCAGAAGTAATCGCCGTCTTCCTTCCACTGCAACCGCCCGATTTTGACGCGGTCGACGGCGGCTTTTGTCGCAATGCGCCATTCCCACCGAAACGCGAAGGCCACGAGCGCGATCGTCACAACGATCAACACGACGCCCACTGCGCGCGGCCATTTCGTGCGAAATGCCAACGCCCACACGCCGATGCCCGCCCCGGCAGCCAGCGGCGGCGTGAGTAAAATGAAGTAGTGATCGAAGAATTTCGTGCCGACGACTACCGCCGCAAACGCCGCCACCAACCACACGGCGATGAGCCGGTAGCCGAGGATCTGCGAGGCTTTCGGTTTGTCCACCAAGGGCACCGCGAACGCCGCGATCAACGCGCCGATCATGGGCACGACGGGTAGAAACTGCCACAAGAAATCGCCGCCGGTGACGCGCATCCGCTCCCACAGGAAAATCGCCGCCTCCGAGGACATATACGAAACCGCCGCGCCGGGATGCAGCGAATTCCACAACGAGCCCAACTGGCCGCGCGCCGCAAAAAACAGCGCCGCGAACACGATCGGCAGCAGCGCGCCGACCGTGGCGACGCCGACGCCGGCGATCAGCTTTCGCACCTTCGCGCGCTTCTCGTTTTCATGCTCCAAGGCGAACCACAGCCACGGTAGCGCCAGCAACGGCATGACGACCACGTTCTGCTTGGCCAGAAGGGACACCCCCGCACAAATCCCCGCCGCCGCTAAGTTGACATGCCAACGGCCCCGCGACGCGCGCCACAAAAACCAAAAGCCCAGCGCCGTGGGCAGTAAAGTCCAGGTCTCAAAATTCGGACAAGGGCCGTTCGTCGAGTTACTAGCGGAGAAAAAGGCGTAGAAAATCGCCGCCAGCACGCCGGCGCCGGTCGAGAGGATGGAACGCGCGAGGAAAAACAGCACGACGGCCACGGCAAGGTGCCACAACGCCGAATACAGGTAGATCACCTTCATCGACTTGCCGAACAGCGCGAAAAGCCCCGCAAACATAAGGTAGCTGAGCGGCGGTTTGGTCTCGACCGTGTCGCCGTATAGGTCGCCGCCCAGGAGCAGTTCCTGCGCGCTGTATACCGCGCCGGCCAGGTCGGGATCGCAAAACGCCTCGTCGATCACCGGCTGCCGAAGCCATCCGGTCAGGGCGGCAACGACAACAAATAAGACGATAGCGGAGACGGCTTGCTTCATGCCGCTAACCAGTTAGCACAACTTCTCACCCTCAGGCAATTGATTGCGCCGATAAAAAATTACTCGCGGCGTCTATTGACCCGCCCCGCCCGCCGTGTCTACGATTAACCTGGCACACGAAGAACATCCAATGAACCTGGGAGAGCCCCATGGAACTCGACGGCCTCATTCCGCGTGAGGCAACCGCTTTGGTTGTCGTGGACATTCAGGAAAAACTTTTTCCTCACATTCACGACAAGGAAGCGCTTCTTGCTAATGTGGTAAAGACGATCGACTTCTGCCGTCGGCTCGACATCCCGATCGTCATCACCGAGCAGTACCCAAAAGGCCTCGGCGCGACGTTGCCCGAAGTCAAGGATGTGCTTGAGGAAGACTATCGGCCGATCCCGAAAACCGCTTTCTCCTGTTTCGGCGAACCCGAGTTCACGGCCAAGGTTGCCGACCTCGATGTCGACACCCTCATCGTGATCGGCATCGAAACCCATGTGTGCGTGGCCCAAACGGCGCTGGTCGGCGCGGCGCAGGAATACGAGATGATGCTCCTGGCTGACGTCGTGGGAGCCCGCGACCCGTTCAACCACGAACTCGCCCTGCGCCGCATGAGCGACGAGGGTGTCTTGGTGGGTACGCGCGAAATGTTCTTCTACGAGATGTTGGTCGAAGCGAAGACCGACGACCACAAAACCGTTTTCGACCTGCTTAAATAACCTTAGGACGCGCCGATGCGAAAGCTTTTATGGATCGCACTTGCGGTAACTCTTGCGCTGACGTGGATCGCGTGCGAAAAAAAACCGCCGCCCGCCGCCCCCGCGCCAACGCCCGCGCCGCTACCCGACATTGAACTCGGCGGGGCCGAGCCGATGCCGTCCGACCAGATCGTTCCGTACCTGGAAAAGCAATTGACCCGGGCGGCGCGTACCGATTCCGGCGACGTCGATCGGTTGCAGATCAACCTGAAAAACCATTTCGGGTGCCTCGAGAATAATAAGACGGACGACTGCCGCTTCATCCTGTGCAGCGCGCCGGCCATCTACGCGGGCGACGAAGCCTACCAACTAGGCCAAGTGGATGACGCGTTCTCGTATTTCACCGCCGCGTACAATCTGCTCAAAGAAGAAGTGGCCAACAACATCGAACGACGGAACAACCTGGAAAGCGAATTCGAAGCGGCGCAGAAAAACGGCACGCCCAGCGACGATGACAAGCGCCAGTATTGGTACCGTCGCGCCATCTTGACTCAGATGCTGTTCCGCAACCAAGCGGAGGTCTCCCGGGTGATGACGCGCTTGGCCCTGTGCTTGAGCGAACAAGGCGACAAGGAAAATGCCGACAACGCCCTGCTCGCCGGGAAGACCTTTCTGCAGGCCGCGGCGGACGAGTACCGCGCTTACTACGATGTCCGCGGCAAGTTGACGGCACTGCTCATTCCGGGCGATCCCCACAAGGGCGAGAACTATAAAGCGGAACTCACGAACCTCGACTCATTGATGCTTGTGCGGCACTTTTAGCGGCGGCCCATGTGTTTCGATGAGGTCATGGCCGAACGCATCGCCGAACGGGATTCACGCGCCGCCCGCTGGATCGCCAAGGATGCGTTGCGGGAACTGACCACCAAGAAAATACGAGCGCGATTGGCGGACTAGCCTTGCTCCCCGCGTCAAACTGCCTTTTACTAACGGCGTCCGTTTCCGTCGTGTGAGGTTTGACGATGTCCGACGCCATGCCGACCGGCCCCGATCTGCTCAGTGTCTTTGCCGACCTGCGCCGCCGCGTGTTGCGCATAACGCTGGCCATCGGTGTAGGCGCCGCCGTCGGCCTGTACTTCTCGAGCGATTTGCTGCTGATCCTGAAACTGCCGTTCCTGTCGATCATGGGCCAGAACCGCAGTCTATATTTCACCGCGCCGCACGAGTCGTTCATGGCACACCTTTGGCTCGGACTCATCGCCGGGCTGCTGCTCGCCGCGCCCTACGTCTTTCTGCAAATCTGGTGGATCGCCTCGCCGGTGCTGTATCGCAAGCGGCGGATCATCTTCTTCCTGTTCGCCATGGCCTCGGCGCTGGTTTTCGTATTGGGCGCGGTGTTCGGCTATTTCGGAATCCTGCCGGCGGCGCTCGACTTCCTGGTCAAGCGCTACGAAACCGGGGAGATGTTCACGGCGATGCTGAAAATCAGCTCCTTCATGAACTTTTCGCTGAAGCTGTTGTTGGTGTTCGGCCTTGGCTTCGAATTGCCGGTGCTGATGGTGCTGCTGGGCCGTTTGGGCATCGTCAACGCGCGGATGCTGTGGCGCGGTTTCCGCTACGCCGTGGTCATCATCGCCATCGCCGCGGCGGCGTTGACTCCTCCCGACGTCGTGACGCAACTCATGCTCGCCGGGCCTCTCGTGTTGCTTTATGTGATGGGAATGGCGTTGGTCGCCGTGGTCGGAAAACGGCGCACGATCTTCGACACCGACGAACCCACCGACTAGCCGGTGCAGCCGCCTCCGCCGTAGATCCCCACGTCCTCGTCCTCGTCGGAATCCCAGACACCGTCGTGGTTGTCCGGTTCGCCGCCCGGCGCGCTTCCACCGCCGCCGTCGTCATCGCCGCCGCCGTCATCATCGTCGTCGCCGCCGTCATCGTCGTCGTCACCCGGGAAATCGCCGATGGTCACCGCAACTTCATCCGGATCGCTGGCGAACTTGCAGTCAGCCACGACGAGTTCAAACCGATACACGCCTTTTTCCGTGGCGGTAAACAGCGGTGTCGCGCTTTGCGGTTGGACCAGATCGACGTTTTCCGGTCCGGCCGTCTGCGTCCACGTGTAAGTGATCGCCGCGCCTTCCGGATCGATCGAGTCACGGCCGTCGAGCACGACAGGCACGTTGGGCACACCGCTGCGGTCGGCCCCGGCATCGGCTATCGGCGGCAAATTGGTTGCCGTGGCGATCACTGCGTACGCCGCCCCGCCGCTGTCGCGGGTCGGATTGCTCGGCGAGAAACCCGGTGCGCCGAGCAGATAATCGAGCACGCCGTCCTCGTCTAGATCGGCCAGGGCCACCGCGAAACCGGTGTCATCACGCACCGCCGCGCCGACGAAACGGTGCAGCGGTTGGTCGACCCCGGCCAAGTCGATCTCGTATTGCAGCGGATACTCCGGGTCGCCCTCGATTACGTAGGCTTCGCCGTACCCGGTTGAGTCAAAGCCCGGCGCGCCGATCAACAAATCGTCGACGCAATCGCCTGTGACATCCCCCGCCGCTACCGCGAAACCGAAACGCGCCCCGGCGTCCGGGCCGTGTACGGTCAGGTCGGCCACGGATAAATCAATGGTCTCCGGCCACATCGCTTGACCGAGCACGACGAACACGTCGCCCGCGGCGGATTTCTTGGTCGGCAAATTCGGGGCCGCGATCACTAGATCAGCCATCCCGTCGCCGTCGATGTCGCCCACGGTCAGCGCCGCGCCCACGTTGCCGGTTCGATTTTCCCACGAGATGCGACTGTCGGGCGTGTCGGCGGCTAAGTTGATGCGCAACACATCGGAAAAGGGGCGCCCCTCGATCACGTACACGACACCCGGGAAGCCTTCCTTCGCGCCCGGCAGCGGCGAGGACAGGCTTGGCGCGCCCATCGCCAGATCGTCATAAGAATCGCCGTTCAGATCGCCCAGCGTCAGGCCTTCGCCGAGGCGCTGGCCATTGGATTCGCCCACGATTTCGATGTCGGCCTCGTTCGCTTCGGGCCGCAGATCGATCACGCCCACCAGCGTGTCGCCGAGAAAGCCGTAGACTTTGCCCGCCGCCGACGCCCCGACGTCTTCGAAAATCGGCGCGGCCACGAACAGGTCCGGCGTTTCATCGCCGTCGAAATCGCCGGTCGCCAGACTCACTCCGAACTGGCCGCCTTCCTTCTCGCCCCAAATCGTCACATCGGCCCCGGTGGTCGTACCCAGTTGGTCGGGCCATTTTTCGCGTCCGAAATACACGAACACGGCGCCGAGTTGATCCTCCGTGCTGGGTCCCGGCGCTCGCGCGGCGCCCACTACCAAGTCGTCGAGTCCGTCGCCGTTGAAATCGTTCGCCGTGAGGCTGAAGCCGAGGTATTGCTCGGTCTCGCCCAACACGGTTACGTCGGCCGTATCCTCGTTGAAATCCAGGTTGCCGGTCAGCGAACCCTCGCTCGAAAGCAGCACGAACACCGCGCCGCGGTAGCTTTCGTCGCCCGGAGCGCCCATGGCGATATCCGGCAAGCCGTCGCCGTCGAAATCGCCGGCAGCCAGGCTATACCCGAGGTTCGATAATTCGCCTGGACCCCAGAGGCGCAAATCGACCGCCGCCGGTTCGGATAAATCGACGTCGGCGGCACCCGCCGCGACAGCCCACAGCAGAAGCAGCGCGATCACCCAACGACGCGCGCTCATTAGTCTCCCCCTTCGATGATGAATTCGACCCGCCGGTTACGTTCGCGGCCCTCCTCGGTTTCGTTGGTGGCGATCGGCCGCGATTCGCCGAATGCGGCGACAGTGAGCACGTTGGCCGCTACGCCCTGCGCTACCAAGAATTGCTGGACCGACTCGGCGCGTCGCTGCGAAAGTTTCATGTTGTATTCGTCGGTTCCCTCGTCGCTGCAGTGGCCTTCGACGATCACCTGCTTCGGATTAATTTGTGTGATCTTGTTGGCGATTTCCCGCAGCACGGGTTTGGAAATCGGCCGCAGGTCCGCCGAATCCAAATCGAAGAAAATGCGCCCCGATTTTTCGATCTTGCGGCGCAGGCGCACGGTAATCGTCGTCGTCTCATGCGCTTGGACATCGGCCTTGGTGAGCACGGCCTCGTAACCGGTCGCCACCGCGGTGAAGGGAATCGTCCCGGGTTCCACGGCTTCGGTATATTCGCCGCTCGGGTTCTCAACGACCTTCTCGTCCGCCGCGCCGGGGTTGAAAATGAGGCGGCTGTCGAGCCGGTGGCCTTTGTCCTTATCCAGCACAATCACCGTCAACCGCGTCTCCAGCGGATACAACACCACCGTCACCGTCGCGGACTGCCCGGCGAAGATCTGCGCCTCGGCCAGGCCGGTTTCGAAATCGGGCCGCGACACGCGAACTTGATAGGTGCCCGGCGCCAAATCGGTTACGGCGAACGTGCCGTCGGTCGTGTTGCCCAAGCGCAACTCCGCGCCTTCCAAACCGACTTCGGCTTCCAGGGGAACGCCGTGCGTATCCTGCACGACGATCCGCAGATGGCCGGTGCTGGGGGGCGGTTTCGCCTCGATCTCCGGCCGGTAATCGACCCCGGCGAAGAGACGGAAATCAGGGCTGCCCACGCCGCTGGTCACGCCCGGCCCGCCGCCGCCGATGATCCGCAAACCCGGCACTTGCGGCATGCGCCAGCGCCCCACGGCATCGAGTTCCAACGGATTGCCGGCAAAATCCCGGTTGTTCTCCGACTCGTACATCTCGCCGTGCAACTCCAGGC from Candidatus Lernaella stagnicola includes these protein-coding regions:
- the galT gene encoding galactose-1-phosphate uridylyltransferase yields the protein MEKRRLSTEKSEERSCMSELRWDPLRGEWVVTATHRMDRPQMPRDWCPFCPGSGRVPDNYDVHIFPNDFPSFATPAPEPEIAATGLIPIRPSFGACDVVLYHPDHNTVLRELPLDHLIKLAKLWRNRYLAHFENEHVQYVYIFENHGEEIGVTMPHPHGQIYAFPVVPPVPAAEMRHAKQFHERHGRCLHCDILAEERADGRRMLFDDGEFTAFVPSYARWPYEVHLYPNRCAAHLGELNDEELRGLMRGMKRILQTYFNTYGKAYPYMKFFHQAPVRGEAGTGTHLHVEFNPIRRSQTKLKYRAGCETGAGLFINDSYPEEKAAELRDMLADAQE
- a CDS encoding glycosyltransferase family 39 protein, with product MKQAVSAIVLFVVVAALTGWLRQPVIDEAFCDPDLAGAVYSAQELLLGGDLYGDTVETKPPLSYLMFAGLFALFGKSMKVIYLYSALWHLAVAVVLFFLARSILSTGAGVLAAIFYAFFSASNSTNGPCPNFETWTLLPTALGFWFLWRASRGRWHVNLAAAGICAGVSLLAKQNVVVMPLLALPWLWFALEHENEKRAKVRKLIAGVGVATVGALLPIVFAALFFAARGQLGSLWNSLHPGAAVSYMSSEAAIFLWERMRVTGGDFLWQFLPVVPMIGALIAAFAVPLVDKPKASQILGYRLIAVWLVAAFAAVVVGTKFFDHYFILLTPPLAAGAGIGVWALAFRTKWPRAVGVVLIVVTIALVAFAFRWEWRIATKAAVDRVKIGRLQWKEDGDYFWFRSNLPRYMSWSHWLERVGRCTRENTTPADGIYVWDYEPGIYWFADRRAPTKHFMYFNVAVEQPDDQGRWYGDESPQVRRNRAELLAELHAHPPAYIVTYKQAPSGEFRYHRKRPAPFFPALAEWVESFYERDMDCSNLYLQAYRRKKVRHTSEIN
- a CDS encoding hydrolase; translation: MELDGLIPREATALVVVDIQEKLFPHIHDKEALLANVVKTIDFCRRLDIPIVITEQYPKGLGATLPEVKDVLEEDYRPIPKTAFSCFGEPEFTAKVADLDVDTLIVIGIETHVCVAQTALVGAAQEYEMMLLADVVGARDPFNHELALRRMSDEGVLVGTREMFFYEMLVEAKTDDHKTVFDLLK
- the tatC gene encoding twin-arginine translocase subunit TatC, whose product is MSDAMPTGPDLLSVFADLRRRVLRITLAIGVGAAVGLYFSSDLLLILKLPFLSIMGQNRSLYFTAPHESFMAHLWLGLIAGLLLAAPYVFLQIWWIASPVLYRKRRIIFFLFAMASALVFVLGAVFGYFGILPAALDFLVKRYETGEMFTAMLKISSFMNFSLKLLLVFGLGFELPVLMVLLGRLGIVNARMLWRGFRYAVVIIAIAAAALTPPDVVTQLMLAGPLVLLYVMGMALVAVVGKRRTIFDTDEPTD
- a CDS encoding FG-GAP-like repeat-containing protein, whose protein sequence is MSARRWVIALLLLWAVAAGAADVDLSEPAAVDLRLWGPGELSNLGYSLAAGDFDGDGLPDIAMGAPGDESYRGAVFVLLSSEGSLTGNLDFNEDTADVTVLGETEQYLGFSLTANDFNGDGLDDLVVGAARAPGPSTEDQLGAVFVYFGREKWPDQLGTTTGADVTIWGEKEGGQFGVSLATGDFDGDETPDLFVAAPIFEDVGASAAGKVYGFLGDTLVGVIDLRPEANEADIEIVGESNGQRLGEGLTLGDLNGDSYDDLAMGAPSLSSPLPGAKEGFPGVVYVIEGRPFSDVLRINLAADTPDSRISWENRTGNVGAALTVGDIDGDGMADLVIAAPNLPTKKSAAGDVFVVLGQAMWPETIDLSVADLTVHGPDAGARFGFAVAAGDVTGDCVDDLLIGAPGFDSTGYGEAYVIEGDPEYPLQYEIDLAGVDQPLHRFVGAAVRDDTGFAVALADLDEDGVLDYLLGAPGFSPSNPTRDSGGAAYAVIATATNLPPIADAGADRSGVPNVPVVLDGRDSIDPEGAAITYTWTQTAGPENVDLVQPQSATPLFTATEKGVYRFELVVADCKFASDPDEVAVTIGDFPGDDDDDGGDDDDDGGGDDDGGGGSAPGGEPDNHDGVWDSDEDEDVGIYGGGGCTG
- a CDS encoding OmpA family protein codes for the protein MRIRGLAGLLVLALVWPGIASAAEGFNSHLFHPSPFAGRFLTFEDAQTMPQFRWALGALIDYANAPVEVRENNDRVSGVVDGMLSTDLTGSFSAHEMVNVGLHVPIHWFNRSRTFDDLGDADGISSRQNRTSMGDIRLLTKVRILEEGMFPFGVAVTPFVTFPTGDADAMLGDGRMTYGLTGTYEINLAWVRMGLSGGWRYRGRSGVLDTQVRNAFPLAVGVTRDITDRINVSLELHGEMYESENNRDFAGNPLELDAVGRWRMPQVPGLRIIGGGGPGVTSGVGSPDFRLFAGVDYRPEIEAKPPPSTGHLRIVVQDTHGVPLEAEVGLEGAELRLGNTTDGTFAVTDLAPGTYQVRVSRPDFETGLAEAQIFAGQSATVTVVLYPLETRLTVIVLDKDKGHRLDSRLIFNPGAADEKVVENPSGEYTEAVEPGTIPFTAVATGYEAVLTKADVQAHETTTITVRLRRKIEKSGRIFFDLDSADLRPISKPVLREIANKITQINPKQVIVEGHCSDEGTDEYNMKLSQRRAESVQQFLVAQGVAANVLTVAAFGESRPIATNETEEGRERNRRVEFIIEGGD